One genomic region from Curtobacterium sp. 9128 encodes:
- a CDS encoding carbohydrate ABC transporter permease: MSAFTSSRTRPTATLTESITSQGGAKRHKRPYDTDVTRLLPRWLLITVIAVIIAFIAVPVLYILFGSVNSDVAVARGEYFPTEFTLANYVNIWSTVALGTGLLNSILTAGAVAVASAALAVSTAYVLVRFRFLGRLTFLRGLLALQSIPGTLLLLPVFVVFSNIASATGVQIIGTRWGLFVTYLTFALPFSTWVMVTYLRGLPKELEEAARIDGASSTKILTKIVLPLSWPGIVVSAIFAFLLGWNDVLFSTIMTTPNTRTVAVVLQVLGTAQEGGAVPIYGQMMAASIVCAAPVVALYLIFQRYLVGGLTAGSVK, from the coding sequence ATGAGCGCGTTCACGTCCAGCCGGACCCGCCCGACCGCGACGCTCACCGAGAGCATCACCTCGCAGGGCGGCGCGAAGCGCCACAAGCGCCCGTACGACACCGACGTCACGCGGCTGCTCCCTCGGTGGCTGCTGATCACCGTGATCGCCGTCATCATCGCGTTCATCGCCGTCCCGGTGCTCTACATCCTCTTCGGGTCGGTGAACTCGGACGTCGCGGTCGCTCGCGGCGAGTACTTCCCGACCGAGTTCACCCTGGCGAACTACGTCAACATCTGGTCCACCGTCGCCCTCGGCACCGGCCTGCTCAACAGCATCCTGACTGCTGGGGCCGTCGCCGTCGCGAGTGCCGCGCTGGCCGTGTCCACCGCCTACGTGCTCGTCCGGTTCCGGTTCCTCGGACGCCTGACGTTCCTCCGCGGTCTACTCGCGCTGCAGTCGATCCCGGGCACGCTCCTGCTCCTGCCGGTGTTCGTGGTGTTCTCGAACATCGCGAGCGCCACGGGTGTGCAGATCATCGGCACGCGGTGGGGCCTGTTCGTCACGTACCTGACGTTCGCGCTGCCGTTCTCGACGTGGGTGATGGTGACGTACCTCCGCGGGCTGCCGAAGGAACTCGAGGAAGCCGCCCGCATCGACGGTGCCTCGTCGACGAAGATCCTCACGAAGATCGTGCTGCCGCTGTCGTGGCCCGGCATCGTCGTGTCCGCGATCTTCGCCTTCCTGCTCGGCTGGAACGACGTCCTGTTCTCCACGATCATGACGACCCCGAACACCCGCACCGTCGCCGTCGTGCTGCAGGTGCTCGGCACCGCGCAAGAGGGCGGGGCCGTCCCGATCTACGGCCAGATGATGGCCGCCTCGATCGTGTGCGCCGCACCCGTGGTCGCGCTCTACCTGATCTTCCAGCGCTACTTGGTCGGCGGTCTGACTGCCGGCTCCGTCAAGTAG
- a CDS encoding sugar phosphate isomerase/epimerase family protein produces the protein MAFSGIGIVAGEHLTDAVRRAGADHVEPSISGNLVVQGDDGWHRNEAYAGERFGSFALFVPPDLPLLTGEPAVVDGYFQTVLPVIASVAEPGAKIVFGSGTARTAPEGMSDADARARFARVVGVARDTAREHDLRIVLEPLNRSETNLIHTIDEAVRFLDEFTLDEVGVVADLFHVQAESESFDVVRAHGNRIGHVHLSDRDREAPGTGDWPWREFLGAVQDGGYRGSVSLECHWPDDAEPAMTTALAEVRAAVVAG, from the coding sequence ATGGCCTTCAGTGGGATCGGCATCGTCGCCGGCGAACACCTGACCGATGCGGTACGGCGAGCGGGGGCAGACCACGTCGAGCCGTCCATCAGCGGCAACCTCGTCGTCCAGGGCGACGACGGGTGGCACCGCAACGAGGCGTACGCCGGGGAGCGCTTCGGGTCGTTCGCGCTCTTCGTGCCACCGGACCTGCCGCTCCTCACGGGTGAACCCGCGGTCGTCGACGGGTACTTCCAGACGGTGCTGCCGGTCATCGCCTCGGTCGCCGAACCCGGCGCGAAGATCGTGTTCGGCTCGGGCACGGCTCGGACCGCGCCGGAGGGGATGTCGGACGCCGATGCGCGCGCTCGGTTCGCACGCGTCGTCGGGGTCGCGCGTGACACCGCACGCGAGCACGATCTCCGCATCGTCCTGGAACCCCTGAACCGGTCCGAGACGAACCTGATCCACACCATCGACGAGGCGGTCCGGTTCCTCGACGAGTTCACCCTCGACGAGGTGGGCGTGGTGGCCGACCTGTTCCACGTGCAGGCGGAGTCCGAGTCGTTCGACGTCGTCCGCGCGCACGGCAACCGCATCGGACACGTCCACCTCTCCGACCGCGACCGCGAGGCACCCGGTACCGGGGACTGGCCGTGGCGGGAGTTCCTCGGAGCAGTGCAGGACGGCGGCTACCGCGGCTCGGTGTCACTCGAGTGTCACTGGCCCGACGACGCCGAGCCCGCGATGACGACTGCGCTCGCCGAGGTCCGGGCGGCCGTCGTCGCGGGCTGA
- the gndA gene encoding NADP-dependent phosphogluconate dehydrogenase: protein MADSNAQANIGVIGLAVMGSNLARNLASREGNTVAVYNRTYARTEELLKEHGDAGFIASESIDDFVASLSKPRTAIIMVQAGKGTDAVIEQLAERLEPGDIIVDGGNANFHDTIRREHDLREKDLNFVGTGISGGEEGALKGPSIMPGGSKEAWETLGPILKSIAAVAEGEPCVTHIGTDGAGHFVKMVHNGIEYADMQLIAESYDLLRRAGGLSVEDLMQVFDEWNKGDLESYLIEITGEILKQRDADTGKPLVDVIRDEAGSKGTGVWTVQNAVGLGIPVSGIGEAVFARAVSSKPAQRAAVQASVTSRPDIAEVPDTFADDVRAALYASKVVAYAQGFDLIIAGAKEYGWDIDLGNVAKIWRGGCIIRAQFLNRIVEAYDKNPSLESLLVDPYFANAVQEGEAAWRRIVGIAAASGIPAPGFSSALSYFDSLASDRLPAALIQGQRDFFGAHTYQRIDKDGTFHTLWSDDDRREVEQEPSTH from the coding sequence GTGGCAGACAGCAACGCACAGGCCAACATCGGTGTCATCGGCCTCGCGGTCATGGGATCGAACCTCGCGCGCAACCTCGCTTCGCGCGAAGGGAACACCGTCGCGGTCTACAACCGCACCTACGCCCGCACCGAAGAGCTCCTGAAGGAGCACGGCGACGCCGGCTTCATCGCCTCCGAGTCGATCGACGACTTCGTCGCGTCGCTCTCGAAGCCGCGTACCGCGATCATCATGGTGCAGGCCGGCAAGGGCACCGACGCGGTCATCGAACAGCTCGCCGAGCGCCTCGAGCCCGGTGACATCATCGTCGACGGCGGCAACGCGAACTTCCACGACACCATCCGCCGCGAGCACGACCTCCGCGAGAAGGACCTCAACTTCGTCGGCACGGGCATCTCGGGCGGCGAAGAGGGCGCGCTGAAGGGCCCGTCGATCATGCCCGGCGGTTCGAAGGAGGCCTGGGAGACGCTCGGCCCGATCCTGAAGTCGATCGCCGCCGTCGCCGAGGGCGAGCCCTGCGTGACGCACATCGGCACGGACGGCGCCGGACACTTCGTGAAGATGGTGCACAACGGCATCGAGTACGCCGACATGCAGCTGATCGCCGAGTCCTACGACCTGCTCCGCCGCGCCGGTGGCCTGTCGGTCGAGGACCTCATGCAGGTGTTCGACGAGTGGAACAAGGGCGACCTCGAGTCGTACCTGATCGAGATCACCGGTGAGATCCTCAAGCAGCGCGACGCCGACACCGGCAAGCCGCTCGTCGACGTCATCCGTGACGAAGCGGGCTCGAAGGGCACCGGCGTCTGGACCGTGCAGAACGCCGTCGGGCTCGGGATCCCCGTCTCCGGCATCGGCGAAGCGGTGTTCGCCCGCGCGGTGTCGTCGAAGCCGGCGCAGCGTGCGGCGGTCCAGGCCTCCGTGACGTCCCGGCCGGACATCGCCGAGGTGCCTGACACGTTCGCCGACGACGTGCGCGCAGCGCTGTACGCGTCGAAGGTCGTCGCGTACGCGCAGGGCTTCGACCTCATCATCGCCGGTGCCAAGGAGTACGGCTGGGACATCGACCTCGGCAACGTCGCGAAGATCTGGCGGGGTGGCTGCATCATCCGCGCCCAGTTCCTCAACCGCATCGTCGAGGCGTACGACAAGAACCCCTCCCTCGAGTCGCTGCTCGTCGACCCGTACTTCGCGAACGCCGTGCAGGAGGGCGAAGCCGCCTGGCGCCGCATCGTCGGGATCGCTGCCGCATCGGGGATCCCGGCGCCGGGCTTCTCGTCGGCGCTGTCGTACTTCGACTCGCTCGCGTCCGACCGCCTGCCCGCCGCGCTCATCCAGGGACAGCGCGACTTCTTCGGGGCGCACACCTACCAGCGCATCGACAAGGACGGCACGTTCCACACGCTGTGGTCCGACGACGACCGTCGCGAGGTCGAACAGGAACCCTCCACGCACTGA
- a CDS encoding sugar ABC transporter permease, with product MTATQTRPPAATDRPVRPHGKTPLYKKERPLWMLLPGGVLMLAVIVVPLLVGVFIAMLDLDQYTLRQWFSAPFVGFANFAEAITDSPLLHSIWISASLAVLVTAVTVPIGVAAAISTQNRFPGRGLVRSIYLIPYVLPAFVVGTFFRTMLQPQGVVNAIFHTDVLWLNGSASYWALAAVMVWTSWPFVYLLSLAGLQAVDLEVHEAASLDGATWWIKLRYVIFPYLRGPLSLAVIIAILHNINNFTLPFVLFGIPLPSSVEVMPVLTYIASFQSFRFGLSAAMAICSLVIVAIPLFVYLRAVQLDTGDDARPSRGQRRLQRQQTGAAA from the coding sequence ATGACCGCCACACAGACCAGGCCGCCCGCGGCGACGGACCGACCGGTCCGCCCGCACGGCAAGACGCCGCTGTACAAGAAGGAACGTCCGCTCTGGATGCTCCTCCCCGGCGGCGTCCTCATGCTCGCCGTCATCGTGGTACCGCTCCTGGTGGGCGTCTTCATCGCGATGCTCGACCTCGACCAGTACACGCTCCGCCAGTGGTTCAGCGCCCCGTTCGTCGGGTTCGCGAACTTCGCCGAGGCGATCACCGACTCGCCGCTCCTGCACTCGATCTGGATCTCGGCGTCCCTTGCGGTGCTCGTGACCGCCGTGACCGTGCCGATCGGGGTCGCTGCGGCGATCTCCACGCAGAACCGGTTCCCCGGCCGCGGCCTCGTCCGCTCGATCTACCTGATCCCGTACGTGCTGCCCGCGTTCGTCGTCGGCACCTTCTTCCGGACGATGCTGCAGCCACAGGGCGTCGTGAACGCGATCTTCCACACCGACGTCCTCTGGCTCAACGGATCGGCGTCCTACTGGGCCCTCGCCGCGGTCATGGTCTGGACGTCGTGGCCGTTCGTGTACCTGCTCAGCCTGGCGGGCCTCCAGGCGGTGGACCTCGAGGTCCATGAAGCCGCGTCGCTCGACGGGGCGACCTGGTGGATCAAGCTGCGCTACGTGATCTTCCCGTACCTCCGTGGGCCGCTCAGCCTCGCGGTCATCATCGCGATCCTGCACAACATCAACAACTTCACGTTGCCGTTCGTCCTGTTCGGCATCCCGCTGCCCTCGAGCGTCGAGGTCATGCCGGTCCTGACGTACATCGCGAGCTTCCAGTCGTTCCGTTTCGGGCTCTCCGCGGCGATGGCGATCTGCTCGCTGGTGATCGTCGCCATCCCGTTGTTCGTCTACCTGCGGGCGGTCCAGCTCGACACCGGTGACGACGCCCGTCCCAGCCGCGGGCAGCGCAGGCTGCAGCGCCAGCAGACAGGAGCAGCAGCATGA
- a CDS encoding extracellular solute-binding protein, producing MKRRTLIGSAVVVALAALSLQGCAVVNGSGDDPNTLRVMMGADTTYPKERKQWQQDTAAAFKRTTGADIQWETYSSAQEELTAIQTSVISGQGPDVYAIGTTFTPTAYATGAFVEMGEKQWDAVGGKDRFDPASLGISGPSASKQIGIPLASRPFVMAVNKDLLAQAGITEMPTTWDQLTEDAKATTGDGHYGMAVAYADGFDPWKFVWGMAQNAGNTIVDGQKAEIDTKAVQDAYRTYFDWVTKDGVVDKAGIGWNNAQALAQFADGKAAFFPMTTTTAINSFKNTKVDGKYEFALLPTVPPGATERPADGIDAASILSGDNFVVADYGKKQDLSFQFVKQTTSKQAQLEYYRLFGQLPTNAAAAAELAAQEPTLKPIIDAGKLSKPTAFTGAWSDIQLSLVDVVVQSIPSLKSGEVTDDQLRKRLQDAQKDAQSTLNRQKNGGL from the coding sequence ATGAAGCGACGGACCCTGATCGGTTCCGCGGTCGTGGTCGCCCTCGCCGCACTGTCCCTGCAGGGGTGTGCGGTCGTGAACGGCAGCGGCGACGACCCGAACACCCTCCGCGTGATGATGGGCGCGGACACCACCTACCCCAAGGAACGCAAGCAGTGGCAGCAGGACACCGCCGCTGCGTTCAAGCGGACGACGGGCGCGGACATCCAGTGGGAGACGTACTCGTCCGCACAGGAAGAGCTCACCGCGATCCAGACGAGCGTCATCTCCGGCCAGGGCCCCGACGTGTACGCCATCGGCACGACGTTCACCCCCACCGCGTACGCCACCGGCGCGTTCGTCGAGATGGGCGAGAAGCAGTGGGACGCCGTCGGCGGCAAGGACCGGTTCGACCCGGCGTCCCTCGGCATCTCCGGACCGAGCGCCTCGAAGCAGATCGGCATCCCGCTCGCCAGCCGCCCGTTCGTGATGGCCGTCAACAAGGACCTCCTCGCGCAGGCCGGCATCACGGAGATGCCGACCACCTGGGACCAGCTCACCGAGGACGCCAAGGCCACCACCGGTGACGGGCACTACGGCATGGCGGTCGCGTACGCGGACGGCTTCGACCCGTGGAAGTTCGTGTGGGGGATGGCCCAGAACGCCGGCAACACGATCGTCGACGGGCAGAAGGCCGAGATCGACACCAAGGCCGTGCAGGACGCCTACCGCACCTACTTCGACTGGGTGACGAAGGACGGCGTCGTCGACAAGGCGGGGATCGGCTGGAACAACGCCCAGGCCCTCGCGCAGTTCGCCGACGGCAAGGCCGCGTTCTTCCCGATGACCACGACCACCGCGATCAACTCGTTCAAGAACACGAAGGTCGACGGCAAGTACGAGTTCGCGCTGCTGCCGACCGTGCCGCCGGGAGCGACCGAGCGTCCCGCAGACGGGATCGACGCCGCGAGCATCCTCTCCGGTGACAACTTCGTCGTCGCCGACTACGGCAAGAAGCAGGACCTGTCGTTCCAGTTCGTCAAGCAGACAACTTCGAAGCAGGCCCAGCTCGAGTACTACCGGCTGTTCGGCCAGCTGCCGACGAACGCCGCCGCCGCGGCCGAGCTCGCCGCGCAGGAACCCACCCTGAAACCGATCATCGACGCCGGGAAGCTCTCGAAGCCCACCGCCTTCACCGGCGCGTGGTCGGACATCCAGCTGTCGCTCGTCGACGTCGTCGTGCAGTCCATCCCGTCGCTGAAGAGCGGCGAGGTCACCGACGACCAGCTCCGGAAGCGCCTGCAGGACGCGCAGAAGGACGCCCAGTCCACGTTGAACCGTCAGAAGAACGGAGGTCTGTGA
- a CDS encoding response regulator transcription factor, with amino-acid sequence MTDAIRVVLVDDQVLVRAGLRALVDAEPGMTVVGEAGDGDSAVEVVSHERPDVVLMDIRMPGSDGLDATRRICADAALADVHVVILTTFEEDDYVFDAIRGGAAGFLVKDTEPAELLRAIRTVVAGESLLSPRATRSLVEAFATHAKPSSLSPELDVLTDREREVMRLVATGCTNTEIGERLFVSSATAKTHVSRAMIKLGARDRAQLVVFAYETGLATPGWQA; translated from the coding sequence GTGACCGATGCGATCCGGGTGGTGCTCGTCGATGACCAGGTCCTGGTGCGGGCGGGGCTCCGCGCGCTCGTGGACGCCGAGCCGGGCATGACCGTCGTCGGGGAAGCGGGCGACGGCGACAGCGCGGTCGAGGTCGTCTCACATGAGCGGCCCGACGTCGTCCTCATGGACATCCGGATGCCGGGCAGCGACGGGCTCGACGCCACCAGACGCATCTGCGCCGATGCTGCGCTCGCCGACGTGCACGTCGTGATCCTCACCACCTTCGAAGAGGACGACTACGTGTTCGACGCGATCCGTGGCGGCGCGGCCGGGTTCCTCGTCAAGGACACCGAACCCGCCGAGCTTCTGCGCGCGATCCGTACCGTCGTGGCGGGGGAGTCGTTGCTCTCGCCGCGAGCCACACGCTCCCTGGTCGAGGCGTTCGCGACCCATGCGAAACCCAGCTCCCTGTCCCCGGAGCTCGACGTCCTGACCGACCGTGAACGCGAGGTGATGCGCCTCGTCGCCACGGGGTGCACGAACACCGAGATCGGCGAGCGGCTGTTCGTGAGCTCCGCCACCGCGAAGACCCACGTCTCCCGGGCGATGATCAAGCTCGGTGCCCGCGACCGTGCGCAGCTCGTCGTCTTCGCCTACGAGACCGGCCTCGCGACCCCGGGCTGGCAGGCCTGA
- a CDS encoding LacI family DNA-binding transcriptional regulator: MTEIDTSRRVTIRDVADATGVAPSTVSRALSLPDRVNRATQQRIQQAARELGYVPNSQARALTSGRTRAVAVLVSDITNPFYFDVIRGTQHQLAAAGWTQLLVDTEESADAEMAALSAISAKADGVVLTASRLSDTQIARYAERFPLVVVNRRPNGVPSVLIDTPGGVEQAVQHLASLGHRDVLYVAGPDSSWSNERRWRALVRVAKRLDVRVARIGPHAPFVDSGAAAADAAVNAGATACIAFNDLIAIGMLGRLRERGVRVPEDMSIVGCDDIFGADFCNPPLTTMTSPIERAGRVAITMLLGRLGAIPSEELPGERMRGAVALPTHLTVRESTGPAPTTPSPQPAQSARSAPSSRRSR, from the coding sequence GTGACCGAGATCGACACGTCGCGCCGGGTCACGATCCGTGACGTGGCGGACGCCACCGGGGTCGCCCCGTCCACCGTCTCCCGCGCGCTGTCCCTGCCAGACCGCGTCAACCGCGCGACGCAGCAACGCATCCAGCAGGCCGCGCGGGAGCTCGGCTACGTCCCGAACTCGCAGGCCAGGGCACTGACGTCCGGCCGGACCCGCGCGGTCGCCGTCCTGGTGTCCGACATCACGAACCCCTTCTACTTCGACGTCATCCGTGGCACGCAGCACCAGCTCGCCGCAGCGGGGTGGACGCAGTTGCTCGTCGACACCGAGGAGTCGGCCGACGCCGAGATGGCCGCGCTGAGCGCCATCTCCGCCAAGGCCGACGGCGTGGTCCTCACCGCGTCGCGACTGTCCGACACGCAGATCGCCCGCTACGCCGAACGCTTCCCGCTCGTCGTCGTCAACCGCCGTCCGAACGGCGTCCCCTCCGTGCTCATCGACACCCCGGGCGGCGTCGAGCAGGCCGTGCAGCACCTCGCCTCGCTCGGACACCGCGACGTCCTCTACGTCGCCGGTCCGGACAGTTCGTGGTCGAACGAACGTCGCTGGAGGGCGCTCGTCCGCGTCGCGAAGCGGCTCGACGTCCGCGTCGCCCGCATCGGTCCGCACGCGCCGTTCGTGGACTCCGGCGCAGCCGCGGCCGACGCCGCGGTCAACGCCGGTGCCACCGCGTGCATCGCCTTCAACGACCTCATCGCCATCGGCATGCTCGGTCGCCTCCGGGAACGCGGCGTCCGCGTCCCCGAGGACATGAGCATCGTCGGTTGCGACGACATCTTCGGCGCCGACTTCTGCAACCCGCCGCTCACCACGATGACCTCGCCCATCGAACGTGCCGGCCGCGTCGCGATCACGATGCTGCTCGGGCGCCTCGGCGCGATCCCGTCCGAGGAGCTCCCCGGCGAGCGCATGCGCGGTGCCGTCGCGCTGCCCACCCACCTGACCGTCCGCGAGTCCACCGGGCCCGCGCCGACCACACCGTCCCCGCAGCCCGCGCAGTCCGCGCGGTCTGCGCCGTCCTCGCGAAGGAGTCGATGA
- a CDS encoding histidine kinase, which produces MTSDLRDADTRWPGRRRFARVGRVIPVAVVQIVGTLVASRWSGGPADGTGPPWARHSAGGAAFDPIVLGPLAVALLVAGVVALPFRYRWPLSVLTVTLATTIGYALVVSPRGPFVAALTMAIANAWFRGNRVPVYLAAGIAQVVLPTADTLTGRASFPTVTTMTLCLAWLTATIAITELVRVRVARVAEARRARAAADRARADDERVRIARELHDSVAHSMSLINLQAGVALHLGNALPEQTRDSLTNIRDSSRQALVELRTILGVLRSVDGEPGSSERNPTPGLDRVPDLVERARAAGIDVGLDVRGDLGSVGGIVDRNAFRIVQESVTNVMKHVPEHTARVLVEVGAELVEVTVSDVPGAPDAHLGARATNGGVGHSGNGIIGMRERATAVGGTLRAGPTPEGGWTVFARLPVGDRPSDIDQSGETP; this is translated from the coding sequence ATGACCTCCGATCTCCGCGACGCCGACACCCGCTGGCCGGGTCGACGACGCTTCGCGCGGGTCGGCCGGGTGATCCCGGTCGCCGTCGTGCAGATCGTGGGCACCCTCGTGGCCTCCCGGTGGTCGGGCGGTCCCGCGGACGGGACCGGCCCGCCATGGGCCCGGCACAGCGCAGGGGGCGCGGCGTTCGACCCGATCGTCCTCGGGCCGCTCGCGGTGGCGCTGCTCGTCGCCGGCGTCGTGGCGCTGCCGTTCCGGTACCGCTGGCCGCTGTCGGTCCTGACGGTCACCCTCGCCACCACGATCGGGTACGCCCTCGTCGTGAGCCCGAGGGGCCCGTTCGTCGCGGCGCTGACGATGGCGATCGCGAACGCGTGGTTCCGCGGCAACCGGGTCCCGGTCTACCTCGCGGCCGGCATCGCGCAGGTCGTGCTGCCCACGGCCGACACGCTCACCGGTCGTGCGTCGTTCCCGACGGTGACGACGATGACGCTGTGCCTCGCGTGGCTCACCGCGACGATCGCGATCACCGAACTCGTGCGCGTCCGTGTCGCCCGCGTGGCAGAAGCCCGCCGTGCCCGAGCAGCCGCGGACCGGGCCCGGGCGGACGACGAACGCGTGCGGATCGCCCGGGAGCTCCACGACTCCGTGGCGCACAGCATGTCGCTCATCAACCTCCAGGCCGGTGTGGCGCTGCACCTCGGGAACGCGCTCCCGGAACAGACCAGGGACTCGCTGACGAACATCCGCGACTCCAGCAGGCAGGCCCTCGTCGAGCTCAGGACGATCCTCGGTGTGCTGCGCTCGGTCGACGGGGAACCTGGGAGCTCCGAGCGGAACCCGACGCCGGGGCTCGATCGGGTCCCCGACCTCGTCGAGCGCGCTCGTGCGGCCGGGATCGACGTCGGCCTCGACGTCCGCGGTGATCTCGGCAGCGTCGGTGGGATCGTCGACCGCAACGCGTTCCGGATCGTGCAGGAGTCGGTGACCAACGTCATGAAACACGTCCCGGAGCACACCGCGCGCGTGCTCGTCGAGGTCGGCGCCGAGCTCGTCGAGGTCACCGTGTCCGACGTCCCCGGCGCTCCCGACGCCCACCTCGGCGCGCGGGCGACGAACGGCGGCGTCGGGCACTCCGGCAACGGCATCATCGGGATGCGGGAGCGAGCGACCGCTGTCGGCGGCACCCTCCGTGCCGGGCCGACGCCCGAGGGCGGGTGGACGGTGTTCGCGCGCTTGCCGGTCGGCGATCGGCCGTCCGACATCGACCAGTCAGGAGAGACACCGTGA
- the uxaC gene encoding glucuronate isomerase, with product MTTAALPTLAPHPDRLFPADPAATAVARTVYDAVKDAPIISPHGHVDASMIAADEPFPDPAALLITPDHYVLRLLHANGVDLSALGRDPAHTPAGRDIWRQLATHWDDFLGTPVRYWFETELHDVFGLTEAPSTANADAQYDHIASALLEPGFRPRALFDSFGIEVLATTDGPADDLAAHARLAADPTFHGRVVPTFRADAVFDPSRSDWRLVVASIGEAAGIDTGTHDGLLAALRARRQYFIDHGATATDTGVLDAGSTPLSASERERIHAAALRGDVSAADAIAYRHDMLYRWAEMSVDDGLVMQLHPGVIRNHHTPTLERFGPDTGHDLPAVGSFTEPLRPLLESFGTAAGFHLVLFTVDETVFSREIGPLAGFYPAVYAGAPWWFIDTPAAIGRYRSAITDSASFTKTSGFIDDTRAYCSIPARHDMARRADAAYLASLVVTHQISEEDAVHTARRIVSDIPKATFKL from the coding sequence ATGACCACTGCCGCCCTGCCCACGCTCGCGCCGCACCCCGACCGGCTGTTCCCCGCCGACCCGGCAGCCACCGCAGTGGCACGCACGGTCTACGACGCCGTCAAGGACGCGCCGATCATCTCCCCGCACGGCCACGTCGACGCGTCGATGATCGCCGCCGACGAGCCGTTCCCGGACCCGGCAGCGCTCCTCATCACGCCGGACCACTACGTCCTCCGACTGCTGCACGCGAACGGGGTCGACCTGTCCGCGCTCGGCAGGGACCCCGCACACACGCCGGCCGGTCGGGACATCTGGCGCCAGTTGGCAACGCACTGGGACGACTTCCTCGGCACCCCGGTCCGCTACTGGTTCGAGACCGAGCTGCACGACGTCTTCGGGCTGACCGAGGCGCCGTCGACCGCGAACGCCGACGCACAGTACGACCACATCGCGTCGGCGTTGCTCGAGCCGGGCTTCCGCCCCCGCGCCCTGTTCGACTCGTTCGGCATCGAGGTGCTCGCCACCACCGACGGCCCGGCCGACGACCTCGCCGCGCACGCGCGGCTCGCCGCCGACCCGACCTTCCACGGCCGGGTGGTCCCGACGTTCCGTGCCGACGCCGTCTTCGACCCGTCCCGGTCGGACTGGAGGCTCGTGGTCGCGTCGATCGGCGAGGCCGCCGGGATCGACACGGGAACCCACGACGGGCTGCTGGCAGCACTGCGCGCGCGTCGCCAGTACTTCATCGACCACGGCGCGACGGCCACCGACACCGGGGTGCTGGACGCAGGATCGACGCCGCTGTCCGCCTCGGAACGCGAGCGCATCCACGCCGCGGCGCTCCGCGGGGACGTGTCCGCCGCGGATGCGATCGCGTACCGGCACGACATGCTCTACCGCTGGGCGGAGATGAGCGTCGATGACGGGCTCGTCATGCAGCTCCACCCCGGCGTGATCCGGAACCACCACACGCCGACGCTCGAGCGGTTCGGACCGGACACCGGGCACGACCTCCCGGCGGTCGGCTCGTTCACCGAACCGCTCCGGCCCCTGCTCGAGTCCTTCGGCACCGCAGCGGGGTTCCACCTCGTGCTGTTCACCGTCGACGAGACCGTGTTCTCCCGTGAGATCGGGCCGCTCGCCGGCTTCTACCCCGCGGTCTACGCCGGCGCGCCGTGGTGGTTCATCGACACCCCGGCCGCGATCGGTCGGTACCGCTCAGCGATCACCGATTCGGCGTCGTTCACGAAGACCTCCGGGTTCATCGACGACACCCGGGCGTACTGCTCCATCCCCGCGCGGCACGACATGGCCCGTCGTGCCGACGCCGCGTACCTGGCGTCACTCGTCGTCACGCACCAGATCTCGGAGGAGGACGCCGTCCACACCGCCCGCCGGATCGTGTCCGACATCCCGAAGGCCACGTTCAAGCTCTGA